One stretch of Paraburkholderia fungorum DNA includes these proteins:
- a CDS encoding replicative DNA helicase, with protein MNAPSKDPQLESLKVPPHSIEAEQSVLGGLLLDNAAWDRIADFLSQSDFYRYDHRIIFEHIGKLIAATRPADVITVYEALGTSGKAEEVGGLAYLNALAQNTPSAANIRRYAEIVRDRAVLRRLVSVADEISADAFNPQGKEVRQLLDEAESKVFSIAEDGARGTQGFLEIGPLLTQVVERIDTLYHTANPSDVTGTPTGFVDLDRMTSGMHGGELIIVAGRPSMGKTAFSMNIGEYVAVEYGLPVAVFSMEMPGSQLTMRMLGSVGRLDQHRMRTGRLTDEDWPKLTHAVQKMSEAQIFIDETGGLNPMELRSRARRLSRQCGKLGLIIIDYLQLMSGSSSGENRATEISEISRSLKSLAKELDVPVIALSQLNRGLEQRPNKRPIMSDLRESGAIEQDADVILFIYRDEVYNPDSPDKGTAEIIIGKQRNGPIGPVRLTFHGQFTKFDNFAGAQNFYSD; from the coding sequence ATGAACGCACCGTCCAAAGATCCCCAACTCGAGTCGCTGAAAGTCCCGCCGCATTCGATCGAGGCCGAGCAATCGGTGCTGGGCGGCTTGCTGCTCGACAACGCGGCCTGGGACCGCATCGCCGACTTCCTGTCGCAGAGCGATTTTTACCGCTACGACCACCGTATCATCTTCGAACACATCGGCAAGCTGATCGCGGCCACGCGTCCGGCCGACGTGATTACCGTGTACGAGGCGCTCGGCACCTCGGGCAAGGCGGAAGAGGTCGGCGGTCTCGCGTATCTGAATGCGCTTGCGCAGAACACACCGAGCGCAGCCAATATTCGTCGTTATGCGGAAATCGTGCGCGATCGCGCGGTGCTGCGTCGTCTGGTTTCCGTGGCCGACGAAATTTCGGCTGACGCGTTCAATCCGCAAGGCAAGGAAGTACGGCAGTTGCTGGACGAAGCGGAATCGAAAGTGTTTTCGATCGCGGAAGACGGCGCGCGAGGTACCCAAGGCTTCCTGGAAATCGGGCCATTGCTGACTCAGGTGGTCGAGCGGATCGACACGCTGTACCACACCGCCAATCCGAGTGACGTGACGGGCACGCCAACCGGCTTCGTCGACCTGGACCGCATGACCTCGGGCATGCACGGCGGCGAATTGATCATCGTCGCGGGACGTCCGTCGATGGGTAAAACGGCGTTCTCGATGAATATCGGCGAATACGTGGCGGTCGAGTATGGGTTGCCGGTGGCCGTGTTCTCGATGGAAATGCCGGGTTCGCAACTCACCATGCGTATGCTTGGCTCCGTTGGCCGACTCGATCAGCACCGTATGCGTACCGGCCGCCTGACCGACGAAGACTGGCCGAAGCTCACGCACGCAGTGCAGAAAATGAGCGAGGCGCAGATTTTCATCGATGAAACCGGCGGTTTGAACCCGATGGAACTGCGTTCGCGGGCACGACGCCTGTCGCGCCAGTGCGGCAAGCTCGGTTTGATCATCATCGATTATTTGCAGCTGATGAGCGGTTCGTCATCGGGCGAAAACCGTGCGACTGAAATTTCCGAAATTTCTCGCTCGCTAAAGAGTTTGGCGAAAGAACTCGATGTGCCGGTGATCGCGCTGTCGCAGCTTAACCGTGGCCTCGAACAACGCCCCAACAAGCGGCCGATCATGTCGGATCTGCGTGAATCGGGTGCTATCGAGCAGGATGCCGACGTGATCCTGTTCATTTACCGTGACGAAGTCTACAACCCGGACAGCCCGGATAAAGGCACGGCGGAGATCATCATCGGCAAGCAGCGGAATGGTCCGATCGGACCTGTTCGGCTCACGTTCCATGGGCAATTCACGAAGTTCGACAATTTTGCCGGCGCGCAGAATTTCTACAGCGACTAA
- a CDS encoding DUF47 domain-containing protein, with product MFGRFMPTEGKFFEIFNAHATCIVSASRELELLIDNLQDAETHKQNVQKAEKAADKLTHETIDLLHKTFITPLDRDEIHKLITTMDDILDLMEDVATAISLYDVQAVTSEASQLAHICTATSERVQFAVSLLSDMKQAGQILKACEEIDRLESEADRVLRSAMSKLFREEDNVKTLIKLKAIYELLETITDKCEDVANIIEGIVLENA from the coding sequence ATGTTCGGTCGTTTCATGCCCACCGAGGGCAAGTTTTTTGAAATTTTCAATGCACACGCCACGTGCATCGTCTCGGCGAGCCGCGAACTCGAGCTGCTGATCGACAATCTGCAAGACGCGGAAACCCACAAGCAAAACGTGCAAAAGGCCGAGAAGGCCGCTGACAAGCTCACGCACGAAACCATCGACCTGCTGCACAAGACGTTCATCACGCCGCTCGACCGTGACGAAATCCACAAGCTGATCACGACGATGGACGACATCCTCGACCTGATGGAAGACGTCGCCACCGCCATTTCGCTGTACGACGTGCAGGCCGTGACGTCGGAAGCGAGCCAGCTCGCGCACATTTGCACGGCGACCTCCGAGCGCGTGCAGTTCGCTGTGAGCCTGCTGTCGGACATGAAGCAGGCCGGCCAGATCCTGAAGGCCTGCGAGGAAATCGACCGTCTGGAGTCAGAAGCCGACCGCGTGCTGCGTTCGGCCATGTCGAAGCTGTTCCGCGAAGAAGACAACGTCAAGACCCTGATCAAGCTGAAGGCAATTTACGAATTGCTCGAAACGATCACGGACAAGTGTGAGGATGTAGCGAACATCATCGAAGGCATCGTGCTGGAAAACGCATAA
- a CDS encoding inorganic phosphate transporter, with translation MQSIQLAIWVVAGLVAVALIFDFMNGFHDAANSIATVVSTGVLKPQQAVAFAAAFNVIAYFVFHLKVAATVGKGTIDPDIVDHYVIFGALVGAIGWNIITWHYGIPSSSSHALIGGLVGAALAKSGWGSLNMDGLLKTVAFIFISPLLGFVLGSFFMLAVSWIYFRTPPSKVDRRFRRLQLVSAGLYSLGHGGNDAQKTIGIIWMLLIATGYASSFADAPPLWVIGGCYLSMGLGTLFGGWRIVRTMGQKITKLKPVGGFCAESGGAITLFTASALGIPVSTTHTITGAIVGVGATQKLSAVRWGVAGNIVWAWILTIPASAVLSAAGWWFGHRFL, from the coding sequence ATGCAATCGATACAACTCGCTATCTGGGTCGTCGCCGGCCTGGTCGCCGTCGCGCTGATTTTCGACTTCATGAACGGCTTTCACGACGCGGCGAACTCCATCGCCACCGTCGTTTCCACGGGCGTTCTGAAGCCGCAGCAGGCGGTGGCCTTTGCGGCGGCGTTCAACGTCATCGCGTATTTCGTGTTTCACCTGAAGGTCGCGGCGACGGTCGGTAAGGGCACGATCGACCCCGACATCGTCGACCATTACGTGATTTTTGGTGCGCTGGTCGGCGCGATCGGCTGGAACATCATCACCTGGCACTACGGTATTCCATCCAGCTCGTCGCACGCGCTGATCGGCGGCCTGGTCGGCGCGGCGCTCGCCAAATCGGGCTGGGGCTCGCTGAACATGGACGGCCTGCTGAAAACGGTCGCCTTCATCTTTATTTCGCCGCTGCTCGGCTTCGTGCTCGGTTCGTTCTTCATGCTCGCGGTGTCGTGGATCTACTTCCGTACGCCGCCCAGCAAGGTCGACCGGCGGTTCCGGCGGTTGCAGCTGGTTTCGGCGGGGCTGTATAGCCTTGGGCACGGCGGTAATGACGCGCAGAAAACCATCGGCATTATCTGGATGCTGCTGATCGCGACCGGCTATGCGTCGTCGTTCGCCGATGCGCCGCCGCTGTGGGTGATCGGCGGCTGCTATCTGTCAATGGGATTGGGTACCTTGTTCGGCGGCTGGCGCATCGTCCGAACGATGGGGCAGAAGATCACCAAGCTGAAGCCGGTTGGCGGTTTTTGTGCGGAGTCGGGCGGGGCGATTACATTGTTCACCGCTTCGGCGCTCGGCATTCCGGTGTCCACCACGCACACGATTACCGGCGCGATCGTCGGTGTCGGCGCGACGCAAAAGCTGAGCGCGGTGCGTTGGGGAGTGGCCGGCAATATCGTCTGGGCGTGGATTTTGACGATTCCGGCGTCGGCCGTGCTCTCGGCGGCGGGCTGGTGGTTTGGCCATCGCTTTTTGTGA
- a CDS encoding SDR family oxidoreductase, with translation MDLGLKDKVVLITGGSKGIGLACARAFALEGAKVAIVSRDPANLARAYEQLKQEGLHVHRTRADLHEPHSAADIVEEVSTAVGPIDVLINSAGAARRYDPETLDADAFRATMEAKYFPYIYPQQEVLRRMADRAKAGNGAAPGAIVNIIGMGGKVASDIHIAGGAANAALMLATVGLAHYYARYGIRINAINPGSTLTERVEEAVKLEAAQQGIDSADALARGQAKVPLGRYAKPEEIADVALFLASRRASYVTGAIVPMDGGSAPLI, from the coding sequence ATGGATCTCGGGCTGAAAGACAAGGTGGTACTGATCACCGGTGGCAGCAAAGGAATCGGGCTCGCCTGTGCACGGGCGTTTGCACTCGAAGGCGCGAAAGTCGCGATCGTTTCGCGCGACCCCGCCAATCTCGCGCGCGCTTACGAGCAGTTGAAACAGGAAGGTCTGCATGTGCACCGGACGCGCGCCGATCTGCATGAACCGCACAGCGCCGCCGATATCGTCGAAGAGGTCAGCACCGCCGTCGGCCCGATCGATGTTTTGATCAACAGCGCAGGTGCGGCTCGCCGCTACGATCCGGAAACGCTCGACGCCGACGCATTCCGGGCAACGATGGAAGCGAAATATTTCCCCTACATCTATCCGCAGCAGGAAGTGTTGCGGCGCATGGCTGACCGGGCGAAAGCCGGCAACGGGGCCGCGCCCGGCGCGATCGTCAATATCATCGGGATGGGTGGCAAGGTCGCCAGCGACATCCACATCGCGGGGGGCGCCGCCAATGCCGCGCTGATGCTCGCCACCGTTGGCCTCGCCCACTATTACGCGCGCTATGGCATTCGCATCAACGCCATCAATCCCGGCTCGACGTTGACGGAGCGCGTCGAGGAAGCGGTCAAGCTGGAAGCGGCGCAGCAAGGAATCGATAGCGCGGACGCATTGGCGCGCGGGCAGGCGAAAGTGCCGCTCGGACGCTATGCAAAGCCGGAGGAAATCGCTGACGTCGCGCTATTTCTGGCGAGCCGCCGCGCGAGTTACGTAACGGGAGCGATTGTCCCGATGGATGGAGGCAGCGCGCCGTTGATCTGA
- a CDS encoding C40 family peptidase, whose product MRRLAFSLLTVLLLAACAGAPQKTSRGGSGSSVIVANGAYHAPPPGFPNFVDHSIGREEISIQAMSLVGVPYRWGGNTPDSGFDCSGLVRYVVLRAASVNLPRTTADMSGRGESIEPDQVAPGDLIFFNTTGRAHSHVGIYVGKLRFVNAPSTGGTVRLDYLTNPYWAKRFDGIRRVAGPAATPAPFDTPSYQAAAPQSERDAQVAGAGAAAGTAGNVAPSATRAAAQSPVYVAEPQSSQNRQIQQARVTEAHAPLVAAPDQTTTTARAAPADQFEPPPPGLSAAQMQARAAGAVSPATASTAQARAYDAANGASTQPTITARSVPQASAGREPDAIDAAADAFEPPPPASVAVRQAQQAQQVEENGSVQIMRASTGSRSMPAPTQTNDDPIARFANGNF is encoded by the coding sequence ATGCGCCGACTCGCGTTTTCCCTGCTGACCGTCCTGTTGCTCGCCGCGTGTGCCGGCGCGCCGCAGAAAACGTCACGCGGCGGGTCCGGCAGTTCCGTGATCGTGGCAAACGGCGCTTATCACGCGCCGCCGCCGGGCTTCCCGAATTTTGTCGATCACAGCATCGGCCGCGAAGAAATCTCGATTCAGGCGATGAGTCTCGTCGGCGTTCCGTACCGTTGGGGCGGCAATACGCCCGACAGCGGCTTCGATTGCAGCGGCCTGGTTCGCTATGTCGTATTGCGCGCGGCGTCGGTGAATCTGCCGCGAACGACCGCCGATATGAGCGGACGCGGTGAATCCATCGAACCCGACCAGGTCGCGCCTGGGGATCTGATTTTCTTCAACACGACCGGGCGCGCGCATTCGCACGTCGGGATTTATGTCGGCAAGCTGCGCTTCGTCAACGCGCCGTCGACCGGCGGCACCGTGCGGCTCGACTACCTGACCAATCCGTACTGGGCCAAGCGTTTCGATGGGATCAGGCGCGTGGCTGGGCCGGCTGCGACGCCAGCGCCGTTTGATACGCCGAGTTATCAGGCCGCCGCGCCGCAGTCGGAGCGTGATGCACAGGTTGCAGGAGCGGGCGCCGCGGCGGGGACGGCAGGTAATGTCGCACCGTCGGCGACAAGGGCGGCAGCGCAATCGCCGGTTTATGTTGCGGAGCCACAGTCGTCACAGAATCGACAGATCCAACAAGCTCGCGTCACTGAGGCTCATGCGCCTTTAGTTGCGGCTCCCGATCAGACGACGACTACAGCTCGGGCGGCTCCGGCGGATCAGTTCGAGCCCCCGCCGCCAGGCTTGAGTGCCGCGCAAATGCAGGCGCGCGCCGCAGGTGCGGTATCTCCCGCAACGGCTTCGACCGCTCAAGCTCGCGCGTATGACGCCGCTAACGGCGCTTCTACACAACCAACGATAACCGCACGTTCCGTCCCACAAGCTTCAGCGGGTCGCGAACCGGACGCAATCGATGCCGCCGCTGATGCCTTTGAACCGCCGCCCCCCGCTTCAGTGGCCGTCCGGCAGGCACAGCAGGCTCAGCAAGTTGAAGAAAACGGCAGTGTGCAGATCATGCGCGCGTCGACGGGCTCACGCAGCATGCCCGCGCCGACACAAACCAACGACGATCCGATTGCGCGCTTCGCCAACGGCAACTTTTGA
- a CDS encoding PhoH family protein, whose translation MPLPTPPSKLGNLLPPDEYKAKAATPARSAAKKQAGVGESTESADYGRANVATPMAHAANAATTLRTVPAASASTAASEATGQAAPARSASAPGRKSKQTAALLQPVPAARPQAEPAAPVAEPQPVVARTPSAKQPAASTPAAAAPATRGTSKKRGAATEPVEMQKLFVLDTNVLMHDPSCLFRFEEHDVYLPMMTLEELDNHKKGMSEVARNARQVSRTLDALVANAGNMSDGISLARLGSREASGRLYFQTKLTAIEPVEGLPEGKADNQILGVVRALQRDRADRQVVLVSKDINMRIKAHALGLPAEDYFNDQVLEDSDLLYSGIRALPQDFWTKHAKGMESWQDTKTGTTYYRVTGPLCPSMLVNEFVYLEPQNGEPAFHALVRELNGKTALLQTLRDYGHHKNNVWGITARNREQNFALNLLMNPEIDFVTLLGQAGTGKTLVALAAGLAQVLDDKRYNEIIVTRATVPVGEDIGFLPGTEEEKMQPWMGAFDDNLEVLQKTDDAAGEWGRAATQELIRSRLKVKSMNFMRGRTFVDKYLIIDEAQNLTPKQMKTLVTRAGPGTKIICLGNIAQIDTPYLTEGSSGLTYVVDRFKGWAHSGHVTLARGERSRLADYASEIL comes from the coding sequence ATGCCTTTGCCTACCCCCCCCAGCAAGCTCGGCAATCTCCTGCCGCCTGACGAATACAAGGCCAAAGCCGCCACCCCGGCGCGCTCCGCCGCGAAGAAACAGGCTGGCGTTGGGGAGTCCACTGAATCGGCCGACTACGGCCGCGCGAACGTCGCCACGCCAATGGCGCACGCCGCCAATGCAGCGACCACGCTGCGCACTGTGCCGGCTGCGTCGGCATCTACCGCTGCGTCCGAAGCCACTGGGCAAGCCGCCCCGGCGCGCAGCGCATCGGCGCCCGGCCGCAAATCGAAGCAAACCGCTGCGTTGTTGCAACCGGTTCCGGCTGCACGTCCGCAGGCCGAACCCGCTGCGCCGGTAGCTGAGCCGCAACCGGTCGTCGCCCGCACGCCGAGCGCGAAACAGCCTGCGGCGAGCACGCCCGCGGCTGCCGCGCCGGCTACACGCGGCACCAGCAAGAAACGCGGCGCAGCCACTGAACCGGTCGAAATGCAGAAACTGTTCGTGCTCGACACGAACGTGCTGATGCACGATCCGAGCTGCCTGTTCCGTTTCGAGGAACACGACGTCTATCTGCCGATGATGACGTTGGAAGAACTCGACAACCACAAGAAAGGCATGTCGGAAGTCGCGCGTAACGCTCGCCAGGTGAGCCGCACGCTCGACGCGCTGGTCGCGAACGCCGGCAACATGTCCGACGGCATTTCGCTGGCGCGTCTGGGCAGCCGCGAGGCGTCCGGGCGTCTGTACTTCCAGACCAAGCTGACCGCGATCGAACCGGTCGAAGGTCTGCCGGAAGGCAAGGCCGACAACCAGATTCTCGGCGTCGTACGCGCATTGCAGCGTGACCGGGCGGACCGCCAGGTCGTGCTGGTGTCGAAAGACATCAACATGCGCATCAAGGCGCATGCGCTCGGCCTGCCCGCCGAAGACTACTTTAATGACCAGGTGCTCGAAGACAGCGATCTGCTGTACTCCGGCATCCGCGCGCTGCCGCAAGACTTCTGGACCAAGCACGCGAAGGGCATGGAGAGCTGGCAGGACACCAAAACCGGCACCACGTATTACCGTGTGACCGGTCCGCTGTGTCCGTCGATGCTGGTCAACGAGTTCGTTTATCTCGAGCCGCAAAACGGCGAGCCGGCGTTTCATGCGCTGGTGCGCGAGTTGAACGGCAAGACGGCGTTGTTGCAGACGCTGCGCGACTACGGCCACCACAAGAACAACGTGTGGGGCATCACGGCGCGCAATCGCGAGCAGAACTTCGCGCTGAATCTGCTGATGAACCCGGAGATCGACTTCGTCACGCTGCTGGGTCAGGCAGGTACGGGCAAGACGCTGGTCGCGCTCGCGGCCGGCCTCGCGCAGGTGCTCGACGACAAGCGCTACAACGAGATCATCGTCACGCGGGCCACCGTGCCGGTCGGCGAAGACATCGGCTTCCTGCCGGGTACCGAAGAGGAAAAAATGCAGCCGTGGATGGGTGCATTCGACGACAACCTCGAAGTCCTGCAGAAAACCGACGACGCCGCCGGTGAATGGGGCCGCGCTGCGACTCAGGAGTTGATCCGCTCGCGTCTGAAGGTCAAGAGCATGAACTTCATGCGTGGCCGCACGTTCGTAGACAAATACCTGATCATCGACGAAGCGCAGAACCTGACGCCGAAACAGATGAAAACGCTGGTCACGCGCGCAGGTCCGGGCACGAAGATCATCTGTCTGGGCAATATCGCGCAGATCGATACGCCGTACCTGACCGAAGGCAGTTCGGGGCTGACGTATGTGGTCGACCGCTTCAAGGGTTGGGCGCACAGCGGGCACGTGACGCTGGCGCGCGGCGAGCGTTCGCGCCTGGCAGACTACGCATCGGAAATCCTTTAA
- a CDS encoding peroxiredoxin, with protein sequence MSIAVDQPIPDFTAPATGGEITLSKLRGKKVVLYFYPKDNTPGCTTEGLQFRDLYPKFKKAGAEILGVSRDSLRSHDNFKAKLELPFPLISDPEENLCALFSVIKMKKMYGKEVRGIERSTFLIDAEGVLRQEWRGVKVPGHVDDILEAVQAL encoded by the coding sequence GTGTCCATCGCAGTCGACCAACCCATCCCTGACTTCACCGCCCCCGCTACCGGCGGCGAGATCACGCTGTCCAAACTGCGGGGCAAGAAGGTGGTGCTGTATTTCTACCCGAAGGACAACACGCCGGGCTGCACGACCGAAGGTCTGCAATTCCGCGACCTGTATCCGAAGTTCAAGAAGGCCGGCGCGGAAATTCTCGGCGTGTCGCGCGATAGCCTGCGTTCGCATGACAATTTCAAGGCGAAGCTCGAATTGCCCTTCCCGCTGATTTCCGACCCGGAAGAAAATTTGTGCGCGCTCTTCAGCGTCATCAAAATGAAGAAAATGTATGGCAAAGAAGTACGGGGAATTGAACGCTCCACGTTCCTCATCGACGCCGAAGGAGTACTGCGCCAGGAGTGGCGTGGCGTAAAAGTACCAGGCCACGTCGACGATATTCTGGAGGCTGTACAAGCGCTTTGA
- a CDS encoding polysaccharide deacetylase family protein, producing MARIVLKIDVDTLRGTREGVPNLARIFDRFKARATFLFSLGPDHTGWAMRRVLRPGFLKKVSRTSVVEHYGIKQLMYGVLLPGPDIGAKTSAEMRAIHEAGFECGIHTWDHVYWQDNVRSKDRAWTAAQMQKSHDRFADIFGGPPVTHGAAGWQMNGYAFEQIDAWGMHYASDGRGHSPYLPVVDGKTLAHVQMPTTLPTLDEVLGVDGVDLHNVADWMLKRTENNPHDQVFTLHAELEGQKLAPIFEQLLEGWRAQGHTFATMGDYYATLDRSSLPSYPVTWGEIPGRSGELIVQP from the coding sequence TTGGCCCGTATCGTCCTGAAGATCGACGTCGACACGCTGCGCGGCACCCGCGAAGGCGTGCCGAATCTCGCGCGCATCTTCGACCGTTTCAAGGCGCGCGCCACTTTCCTCTTCAGCCTTGGGCCCGACCACACCGGTTGGGCGATGCGCCGCGTTTTACGGCCGGGGTTTCTGAAGAAGGTGTCGCGTACTTCGGTGGTCGAACACTACGGCATCAAGCAGTTGATGTACGGCGTGCTGCTGCCGGGGCCGGACATCGGCGCGAAGACATCGGCTGAAATGCGCGCGATTCATGAAGCCGGCTTCGAATGCGGCATTCATACGTGGGATCATGTGTACTGGCAGGACAACGTGCGCTCCAAAGATCGTGCGTGGACGGCTGCGCAAATGCAGAAAAGCCACGACCGTTTCGCCGACATTTTCGGCGGCCCGCCGGTGACGCACGGTGCGGCCGGCTGGCAGATGAACGGCTATGCGTTCGAGCAGATCGACGCGTGGGGCATGCACTACGCGTCCGACGGCCGGGGCCATTCGCCGTATCTTCCGGTTGTAGACGGCAAGACGCTCGCGCATGTGCAAATGCCGACCACGCTGCCCACGCTCGACGAAGTGCTCGGCGTGGACGGTGTCGATCTGCACAACGTCGCCGACTGGATGTTGAAGCGTACCGAGAACAACCCGCACGACCAGGTGTTCACGCTGCACGCGGAACTCGAAGGGCAAAAGCTCGCGCCCATTTTCGAACAGCTGCTTGAAGGCTGGCGCGCGCAAGGTCACACGTTCGCGACCATGGGCGATTACTACGCCACGCTAGACCGCAGCTCGCTGCCATCGTACCCTGTTACGTGGGGCGAAATTCCAGGGCGCTCCGGCGAACTGATTGTCCAGCCCTGA
- a CDS encoding bifunctional UDP-4-keto-pentose/UDP-xylose synthase — MKKVLILGVNGFIGHHLSKRILETTDWEVFGMDMQTERLGDLINHERMHFFEGDITINKEWVEYHVKKCDVILPLVAIATPATYVKQPLRVFELDFEANLPIVRSAVKYGKHLVFPSTSEVYGMCTDEQFDPEESQLSYGPINKPRWIYACSKQLMDRVIWGYGMEGLNFTLFRPFNWIGPGLDSIYTPKEGSSRVVTQFLGHIVRGENISLVDGGAQKRAFTDIDDGIGALMKIIENKDGVATGKIYNIGNPTNNFSVRELAHKMLTLAAEFPEYADMAKQVQLVETSSGAYYGSGYQDVQNRVPKIDNTMQELGWAPKSTFDEALRKIFEAYRGHVGEARALVEQQ, encoded by the coding sequence ATGAAAAAAGTCCTGATTCTGGGTGTGAACGGCTTCATCGGCCATCACCTGTCCAAACGCATTCTCGAAACGACCGATTGGGAAGTCTTCGGGATGGACATGCAGACTGAACGTCTGGGCGACCTCATCAATCATGAGCGGATGCACTTCTTCGAAGGCGACATCACGATCAATAAGGAGTGGGTCGAATATCACGTCAAGAAGTGCGACGTGATCCTGCCGCTCGTCGCGATCGCGACGCCCGCCACGTACGTCAAGCAGCCGTTGCGCGTGTTCGAACTCGACTTCGAGGCGAACCTGCCGATCGTCCGCTCGGCCGTCAAGTACGGCAAGCACCTCGTGTTTCCGTCGACCTCCGAGGTCTACGGCATGTGCACCGACGAGCAGTTCGATCCGGAAGAATCGCAACTGTCGTACGGCCCGATCAACAAGCCGCGCTGGATCTACGCGTGCTCGAAGCAGTTGATGGACCGCGTGATCTGGGGCTACGGCATGGAAGGCCTGAACTTCACGCTGTTCCGTCCGTTCAACTGGATCGGCCCGGGCCTCGATTCGATCTACACGCCGAAGGAAGGCAGCTCGCGTGTGGTCACGCAGTTCCTCGGCCACATCGTGCGCGGCGAGAACATCAGCCTCGTCGACGGCGGCGCGCAAAAGCGTGCGTTCACGGATATCGACGACGGCATCGGCGCGCTGATGAAGATCATCGAGAACAAGGACGGTGTCGCGACGGGCAAGATCTACAACATCGGCAACCCGACCAACAATTTCTCGGTGCGTGAACTCGCGCACAAGATGCTGACGCTGGCCGCCGAATTCCCCGAATACGCGGACATGGCCAAGCAGGTTCAGCTGGTCGAAACGTCGTCGGGCGCTTACTACGGCTCGGGCTACCAGGACGTGCAGAACCGCGTGCCGAAGATCGACAACACGATGCAGGAACTCGGCTGGGCGCCGAAGTCGACCTTCGACGAAGCGCTGCGCAAGATTTTCGAAGCGTATCGCGGCCATGTCGGCGAAGCGCGCGCGCTCGTCGAACAGCAATAA
- a CDS encoding formyltransferase, translated as MKPRAVVFAYHNVGVRCLQVLLALGVDVALVVTHEDNPSENIWFGSVASVAAEHGIPVVTPADPKSPELRAAISAARPDFIFSFYYRHMLPVDLLALAARGAYNMHGSLLPKYRGRVPTNWAVIYGETETGATLHEMAAKPDAGAIIAQTPVPILPDDTAAQVFDKVTVAAEQTLWRVLPALLAGEAPHLPNDLTHGSYYGGRKPEDGRIDWSQPAQQVYNLIRAVAPPYPGAFTDIGDQRFIVARARLAAPGALRSDLPPGLHVSDNAVFAICGDGRTIAIHELRHQRDGSETVVTPAEFAQLIRTPLQSPRYS; from the coding sequence ATGAAGCCGCGCGCAGTCGTATTCGCTTATCACAACGTCGGCGTGCGCTGCCTGCAGGTGCTGCTCGCGCTCGGCGTGGACGTGGCGCTGGTCGTCACGCATGAAGACAACCCGAGCGAGAACATCTGGTTCGGCAGCGTCGCGTCGGTCGCGGCTGAACACGGTATTCCGGTCGTCACGCCCGCCGATCCGAAGAGCCCGGAATTGCGCGCCGCCATCAGCGCCGCGCGCCCGGACTTCATCTTCTCGTTCTACTACCGCCACATGTTGCCGGTCGACCTGCTGGCTCTCGCTGCACGGGGCGCTTACAACATGCACGGCTCGCTGCTGCCGAAATACCGCGGCCGCGTGCCGACCAACTGGGCAGTGATTTACGGCGAAACCGAAACCGGCGCGACGCTGCACGAAATGGCCGCGAAGCCCGACGCGGGCGCGATCATCGCGCAGACGCCGGTGCCGATTCTGCCCGACGACACCGCCGCGCAAGTGTTCGACAAGGTGACGGTCGCCGCCGAACAGACGCTGTGGCGCGTGCTGCCCGCCTTGCTCGCGGGCGAAGCGCCGCATCTGCCGAACGATCTCACGCACGGCAGCTACTACGGCGGCCGCAAGCCCGAAGACGGCCGGATCGACTGGAGCCAACCCGCGCAGCAGGTGTACAACCTGATCCGCGCGGTCGCTCCACCCTATCCCGGCGCTTTCACCGACATCGGCGATCAGCGATTTATCGTCGCACGTGCACGCCTGGCCGCGCCTGGCGCGCTTCGCTCAGATTTGCCGCCCGGCCTGCACGTAAGCGATAATGCCGTTTTCGCGATTTGCGGCGACGGTCGCACGATTGCCATCCACGAATTGCGGCACCAGCGCGACGGCAGCGAAACTGTCGTCACCCCGGCCGAATTCGCCCAGCTCATTCGAACTCCCCTCCAAAGTCCCCGTTACTCATGA